A window of the Erpetoichthys calabaricus chromosome 10, fErpCal1.3, whole genome shotgun sequence genome harbors these coding sequences:
- the LOC114659691 gene encoding histone H3-like: protein MARTKQTARKSTGGKAPRKQLATKAARKSAPATGGVKKPHRYRPGTVALREIRRYQKSTELLIRKLPFQRLVREIAQDFKTDLRFQSSAVMALQESSEAYLVGLFEDTNLCAIHAKRVTIMPKDIQLARRIRGERA, encoded by the coding sequence ATGGCAAGAACGAAGCAAACCGCTCGTAAGTCTACTGGTGGCAAAGCTCCCCGTAAACAGTTGGCCACCAAGGCAGCGCGTAAGAGCGCACCTGCTACCGGCGGTGTTAAGAAGCCTCACCGTTATAGGCCCGGTACAGTCGCCCTTCGAGAGATTCGCCGCTACCAGAAATCTACCGAGCTCCTAATCCGCAAACTGCCTTTCCAGAGGCTGGTGAGAGAAATCGCCCAGGACTTCAAGACCGACCTCCGTTTCCAGAGCTCCGCTGTTATGGCTCTGCAGGAGTCTAGTGAGGCTTACTTGGTTGGGCTGTTCGAAGACACCAACTTGTGTGCCATTCACGCAAAGAGAGTCACCATAATGCCCAAGGATATCCAGCTGGCTCGCCGTATTCGTGGGGAACGCGCATAA